The nucleotide window ttttttactgatgtcCTAAACACCTTGACCCAATTGCATTCAGCTACTTTGCTATCCAGAAACTAAGATATCAAAGGACATATGAACGTGGGATTAAGAGTAGGgtatttgctgttgtttgttgtgCTAGGATAAAGCAGAGAGAGACTTTGAGTGTACATGAATTCATTATTGTATCCTCAGAAACCCTGGCTTGATTCCACCCCACATTTAAGGGCAGAAGTGCTGTAAAAGActaaattttctgaaaatgtttttgccCATTTCTCAGACTGCAATTCGGTTTGACTTCCCATAATGACTATGTAGTGATTTTTCTAAAAGCAAATAGGATCCTTTGGTTCTTTCATGGTGGATGTCAGGTATGAATCAACCCCTGTAACTAGAAGAAGTGGGGGAAACACAAGAAAATAGTTCTTCATGATCACAGTGGTTGTTTTTCACCTACCTTCCCATTGTTCTCAGGATGAGAATCTAATATACTTGCTTCATTTCTAGAGGCATTTACTTGTGACTGCATTTATCCATTTTAGATAAGAAAATCTACTTGGAGAAACAAACCATCATATTAGGAAAAGAAATGAGGTGTAAAATTGAGAACTGATTAGTGAGGAAGAAGCATTTTTTATAGTTTAGAAATGGGAATAGGCAATATGTAGTATGATAACTGTACTTATAAATAGGTGACCATGTTCTTGTGTTAATATAAGTCTCCCACAGAATAATATGAGCCCAGTTTCCACAAATCTTAAACTCTCATGtttagaaatcatttaaaattcactttgGAAAAAGTCTAATGTAATTATGGTCAATACTACAATATTTGGTATAAGCTTGGATCATTGagaatttttcaaatgaattgcAAATGGAGCCTAAAGTTTTCATGTAACAataaaatcagttttaatgatAAGCACTAgaactatgaaaagaaaagatgaaggacATAAATAGGATTTTTATCTCATATTTGAGAGCTGAATTCTTATGAACAGAGCACAAATAAATTAGGAGATAAGGCTTCCTTGATTcctaagcagtaaagaatctgcctaccaacgcagaagatgtggattcaatcccctGCTTGGGATCAAAATTTGTCATTTGGAAATATTGGCTCACTGTGCTATGCAGATCTTCCAAATGTCGACATACTTAACTTTTCAGTGATAATCTCACATCATATGGACTCTAGAAAATCCCTTTGTACATTAGTAAGagaatgaaacttaaaaaatgcaaaaaatgccttaatatttctatgaaaattgTTGTGACATCACACAAATTCCCAAATGGTCTTGAGGTTCTCAATACCTCAATGCATGTTGTATTAAAAACTCCTAAGGTAGAAGGGTAGAAGCAAGGTAGATGATTGATTATCGGtgaaccaagaaaaataaattgttgaATTGGGAATTACAGTGGAGAGGTTATATCCAAGATGTTTTTATAAAATTGGTAGTTGTGAGCATTACTTATGTAGTTTCCATTGGCATTATAGATAAGCCATTTTATTTAATAGAGAAAAAGCCTCAATAtcagtaaaggaaaaataaatccgTATTCTGAAACAACATAGCTGTTTTGAGATGTATATTGCCTGTATTGTTTTTAAAGCTAAgctatagttttctatacataggtctttagtttctttaggtagatatattcctaagtattttattcttttcattgcaatggtgaatggaattgtttccttaatttctctattttctcattattagtgtataggaatgcaagggatttcagtgtgttaattttatatcctgcaactttactatatttattgtttcagttcagtcgctcagtcgtgtctgactgtttgtgaccccatgaatcgcagcacgtcaggcctctctgtccatcaccaactcccggagttcactcagactcaagtccatcgagtcagtgatgccatccagccatctcatcctgtgtcgtcccctactcctcctaccctcaatccctcccagcatcagagtcttttccaatgaatcaactcttcgcatgaggtggccaaagtactagagttgcagcttcagcatcattccctccaaagaaatctcagggctgatctccttcagaatggactggatggatctccttgcagtccaagggactcaagagtcttctacaccacagtttaaaagcatcaattcttcagcgctcagccttcttcacagtccaactctcacatccatacatgactactggaaaaaccatagccttgactagatggacctttgttggcaaagtaaggtctctgcttttgaatatgccatctaggttggtcataactttccttccaaggagtaagcgtcattagttctagtaattttctggtggagtctttagggttttctatgtagagaatcatgtcatctgaaaacagtgagagttttacttcttttttcccaatttggattccttttctttctttctctgctctgattgctgtggccaaacttccaaaactatgttgaatagtaatggtgaaagtgggcacccttgtcttgttcctgactttagaggaaatgctttcaatttttcaccattgaggataaagtttgttgtgggtttgtcatatatagcttttattacgttgaggtatgttccttctattcctgctttctggagagtttttatcataaatggatgttgaattttgtcaaaggctttctctgcatctattgagataatcatatggtttttatttttcaatttgttaacatggtgtattacattgatttgtggatattgaagaatccttgcatccctgggataaagcccatttggtcatggtgtatgatctttttaatgcgttgttggattctgattgctagaattttgttaaggatttttgcatctatgttcatcagtgatattggcctgtagttttctttttttgtggcatctttgttaggttttggtatgagggtgatggtggcctcatagaatgagtttggacgtttaccttcctctgcaattttctggaagagtttgagtaggataggtgttagttcttctctaaatttttggtagaattcagctgtgaagccgtcctgacctgggcttttgtttgctggagatttctgattacagtttcaattttcgtgcttgtgatgggtctgttaagattttctgcttcttcctggtcgagttttggaaagttgtacttttctaagaatttgtccatttcttccacgttgtccattttattggcatataattgctgcaatccaaaatctacaagcaataaatgctggagagagtgtggagaaaagggaaccctcttacactgttggtgggaatgcaaactagtacagccactatggagaacagtgtggagattccttaaaaaactggaaatagaactgccttatgatccagcaatcccactgctgggcatacacactgaggaaaccagaattgaaagagacacgtgtaccccagtgttcatcacagcactgtttataatagccaggacatggaagcaacctagatgcccatcagcagatgaatggataagaaagcagtggtacatatacacaatggagtattactcagccattaaaaagaatacatttgaaccagttctaatgaggtagatgaaaatggagcctattatacagagtgaagtaagctagaaagaaaaacaccaatatagtatactaacgcatatatatggaatttagaaagatgctaacaataaccctgtatccgagacagcaaaagagacacagatgtatagaacagtcttatggactctgtgggagagggagaggatgggatgattttggagaatggcaatgaaacacgtataatatcatatatgaaatgagtcgccagtccaggtttgatgcatgatactggatgcttgaggctggtgcactgggacaacccagagggatggtatgaggagggaggagggaggagggttcaggatggggaacacatgtatacctgtcgtggattcattttgatacatggcaaaagcaatacaaaaagacagcaaaagagacactgatgtatggaacagtcttatggactctgtgggagagggagagggtgggaagatttgggagagtggcattgaaacatgtaaaatatcatgtaggaaacgagttgccagtccaggttcgatgcacgatgctggatgcttggggctggtgcactgggacggcccagagggatggtatgggagggaggagggaggagggttcgggatggggaacacatgtatacctgtggcggattcattttgatatttggcaaaactaatacaattatgtaaagtttaaaaataaaataaaattagaaaaaaaataaataaataaaattaaattaaatttaaaaataaaataaaataaaaataaaagctaagctATAGATTgcatatttatttcttcagtaaattGGTctgtatggtttttttttttacaatatggTCCAGTTTTCATATTGAAAACTggatcaatttttttaaaagccagttaTACCAggtgaaaacaaatagaaatgaaaaatctcaaattgcactagaagactcttgagagtcccttagactgcaaggagatccaaccagtccattctaaagaagatcagtcctgggtgattgTTACAATATGATGTTTACTAAGTACCATTTTTGAAAAAATCAGTGACTGCCATTTTGCCTGTATATTATCACTGTAATTCTTAAACTAAATTAACTTCGATGATGCCTAGGCTGGAAAATGCCCTGAAAAGCTATTTAATTTCTTATCCATAAGGACGAttacatagagaaggaaatggcaacccactccagtatgcttgcctgggaaatcccatggacagaagagtctggcaggctacagtccatggggttgcaagagagttggccatgacttaaCAATTGAACAGCAAAGGAAGATTATAATAACAGACAAGACACTTAACTCTCAAAAGGTTAAGAAAATATCCTACATGAATACATTAAGATGAAAGGTGTGAGAAACCAATATCAATGACTTGGTTCAAACTAgtgatagaggaaaaaaatatgggGAGTCACTGGAATATAAATCCAGAATTATCTGTAACTTTTCCCACTGTAGTTGCATAAAACAGTTCATAGAAAAGACACAATATCACACATGAGtttcttctttgttgtttttcattcatctttATTCTATCTCATTTCACTTGTCCTGAGTACTTGCACCTTTCTCACCCTGCAAGAGTTTTATGACATTGTCTCgaatctgttttgtctttatcccGTAAACAATGGGGTTGAGAGTTGGGGGAAGAAGAAGATAAAGATTAGCCACAATGATGTGAAGAGAAGAGGGAATAGCGTGTCCTCCAAAACGGTGAGTAAATAAAGTGAACAATGCTGGAACATAAGTGACAATAATGGCAGATATATGGGCAGTGCAGGTGCTGAAGGCTTTCTGCCGAGCGTCTGCTGAGGAGAGACTGACCACCGCCCGAAGGATCATAGTGTATGATACAGATATGCAGCTGATATCAAACACTCCAATCAGGAGGGCAACCACCAGACCATAGATGACATTGACCTTGATACTGGCGCAGGATAACTTCACCACTGACATGTGGTCACAATATGTATGGGAGATAATATTGCTTTGGCAGAAGGGCAAACGCTTAACCAAGAATGGAAAAGGAATCATCAGCAATGCACCCCTCAGGAAGGTGACAAGTCCAGCTTTGGCAATGATAGGGTTAGTGAGTATGGTAGCATAGCGCAGTGGGTAGcaaatggccacatagcggtccaGAGCCATGAGCATGAGCACTCCAGACTCCACACCTGTGAACCCATGGACAAAGAACATCTGGACTAAACAAGCATTGAAGTTAATTTCCTTGAGATTGAACCAGAAGATGCAGAGTGCATTGGGTAGGGTAGTGGTACAGGTAAAGAGATCAACGAGGGAGAGCATtgccagaaaaaaatacattggaTGATGCAAGGACTCCTCATGATGAATGAGATACACAAGGCCAAGGTTTCCCAGAAGGGAGATGATATACATTGTGCAGAATGGGAGGGAGATCCATACATGTActctttccagaccaggaattccattaagaataaaatatttggggGGCACACATGAATTGTTGGAAACCAGCATAACTAATTCAATAAAGAGACTCTATTTTTTCCATCCATAAGTTTGTACCCtaggagaagaaacaaaaatatatatataaatttagtttAGATCATCCTTGAGAATGTAGACTTCTGTTTGGCATAAAATTATAACAGTTCCAACAATTTTGAATAATAGTGATTATTAAAATGCACGGtcttttgaataaaaaaatattaaagaatatttttaaagttttgtaaaCAACTTAAATGTAATTTTAGAGCCACAATTGCAAAattgtagtttttgttttgtcaCCAAATAAAAGAAGATACTGAGGTAGAGAAAGATTgaataatgttgctgctgctgctgctaagtcgcttcagtagtgtccaactctgtgcaaccccatagacagcagcctatcaggctctcccatccctgggattctccaggcaagaacactggagtgggttgttatttccttctccaatgcatgaaagtgaaaagtgaaattgctcagtcacatccgactctcacagactccatggactgcagcctaccaggcgcctccattc belongs to Bos indicus x Bos taurus breed Angus x Brahman F1 hybrid chromosome 15, Bos_hybrid_MaternalHap_v2.0, whole genome shotgun sequence and includes:
- the LOC113904819 gene encoding olfactory receptor 52N5-like → MLVSNNSCVPPKYFILNGIPGLERVHVWISLPFCTMYIISLLGNLGLVYLIHHEESLHHPMYFFLAMLSLVDLFTCTTTLPNALCIFWFNLKEINFNACLVQMFFVHGFTGVESGVLMLMALDRYVAICYPLRYATILTNPIIAKAGLVTFLRGALLMIPFPFLVKRLPFCQSNIISHTYCDHMSVVKLSCASIKVNVIYGLVVALLIGVFDISCISVSYTMILRAVVSLSSADARQKAFSTCTAHISAIIVTYVPALFTLFTHRFGGHAIPSSLHIIVANLYLLLPPTLNPIVYGIKTKQIRDNVIKLLQGEKGASTQDK